One Oryza glaberrima chromosome 11, OglaRS2, whole genome shotgun sequence genomic region harbors:
- the LOC127755556 gene encoding probable indole-3-acetic acid-amido synthetase GH3.12 — MLEEEDKLMSREDEEEEIMAWFERTTRDAADVQRETLRRILAENAGVEYLRELGLAGLTDAGSFRARVPVVTHADLDPYIQRVADGDASPVLTAKPVTAISLSSGTTQGKRKRLLFNDDLLRSSIQFFHASCAFTNRAFPVEDGRVLQFMYGSRQETTKGGLTATTVMTNLLRSEEFTASMAARSRPRLPSCSPSEVVFSPDFDESLYCHLLCGLLLAGEVRAVSASFAHSIVVALQALERVWRELCADIRRGAASPARVTTPAVRRAVAPILAAPNPALADALERRCAALGDWSGVIPALWPNARYVQATMTGSMEHYVKKLRHYAGGVPLVSGNYASSEGVIGINAEQHAPPESVVFTVLPDAAYFEFIPLKPPCTDAADDDDNPAAAGSSCYVDADDANPVGLTDVVVGEHYEVVMTTFTGLYRYRLGDVVKVAGFHHATPKLRFVCRRSLILSINVDKNSEHDLQLAVDSAAKILAGDGENHKQLEIADYTSHADTSSDPGHYVVFWELNGGGEEDGGGVLQRCCDEMDRAFGADAGYAQSRKTCAIGALELRVLRRGAFQEVLRHYVAGGSSAGQFKMPRCVAPSNAGVLRVLKDNTINIFFSTAYDYD; from the exons atgttggaggaggaggacaagcTCATGAGCcgcgaggatgaggaggaggagatcatgGCCTGGTTCGAGCGGACGACGCGCGACGCGGCCGACGTGCAGCGGGAGACGCTGCGGCGCATCCTCGCCGAGAACGCCGGCGTCGAGTACCTCCGGGAGCTCGGCCTCGCCGGGCTCACCGACGCCGGCAGCTTCCGCGCCCGCGTCCCCGTCGTCACCCACGCCGACCTCGACCCCTACATCCAGcgcgtcgccgacggcgacgcctccCCCGTCCTCACCGCCAAGCCCGTCACCGCCATCTCCCTAAG CTCCGGCACGACGCAGGGGAAGCGCAAGCGTCTCCTGTTCAACGACGATCTCCTTCGTTCGTCGATACAGTTCTTCCATGCCAGCTGCGCGTTCACGAACAG GGCGTTCCCGGTGGAGGACGGCAGGGTGTTGCAGTTCATGTACGGCAGCCGGCAGGAGACGACCAAGGGCGGGCTCACGGCAACGACGGTGATGACCAACCTGCTCCGCAGCGAGGAGTTCacggcgtccatggcggccaGGTCGCGGCCGCGGCTGCCGAGCTGCAGCCCAAGCGAGGTGGTCTTCTCACCGGACTTCGACGAGTCGCTCTACTGCCACCTGCTctgcggcctcctcctcgccggcgaggtcagGGCCGTGTCCGCCTCGTTCGCGCACAGCATCGTCGTCGCGCTCCAGGCGCTCGAGCGGGTGTGGCGGGAGCTGTGCGCGGAcatccgccgcggcgccgcgtcgccggcgcgggTCACCACGCCGGCCGTCCGGCGAGCCGTGGCGCCCATCCTCGCCGCCCCGAACCCCGCGCTCGCCGACGCGCTGGAGCGCCGGTGCGCCGCCCTGGGCGACTGGTCCGGGGTGATCCCGGCGCTGTGGCCGAACGCCAGGTACGTGCAGGCCACCATGACGGGGTCCATGGAGCACTACGTCAAGAAGCTGCGGCACTacgccggcggcgtgccgcTGGTCTCCGGCAACTACGCCTCGTCAGAGGGGGTCATCGGCATCAACGCGGAGCAGCACGCGCCGCCCGAGTCCGTCGTGTTCACCGTGCTGCCCGACGCCGCCTACTTCGAGTTCATCCCCCTCAAGCCGCCCtgcaccgacgccgccgacgacgacgacaacccggccgccgccggctcgtcgTGCtacgtcgacgccgacgacgccaacCCCGTCGGCCTGacggacgtcgtcgtcggcgagcacTACGAGGTCGTCATGACCACGTTCACCGGCCTGTACCGCTACCGGCTGGGCGACGTGGTGAAGGTGGCCGGATTCCACCACGCGACGCCCAAGCTCAGGTTCGTGTGCCGGCGAAGCCTCATCCTGTCCATCAACGTCGACAAGAACAGCGAGCACGACCTCCAGCTCGCCGTCGACAGCGCCGCCAAgatcctcgccggcgacggcgagaaccACAAGCAGCTCGAGATCGCCGACTACACCAGCCACGCCGACACGTCGTCGGACCCGGGCCACTACGTCGTCTTCTGGGAGCTGAACGGTGGCggtgaggaggacggcggcggcgtgctgcaGCGGTGCTGCGACGAGATGGACCGGGCGTTCGGCGCCGACGCGGGGTACGCCCAGTCGAGGAAGACGTGCGCCATCGGGGCGCTCGAGCTGCGGGTGCTGCGGCGCGGGGCGTTCCAGGAGGTGCTCCGCCActacgtcgccggcggcagctcggCGGGGCAGTTCAAGATGCCCCGGTGCGTCGCGCCGTCCAACGCCGGCGTGCTCCGGGTCCTTAAGGACAACACCATCAACATTTTCTTCAGCACTGCCTACGACTACGATTGA